A section of the Bradyrhizobium oligotrophicum S58 genome encodes:
- a CDS encoding type II and III secretion system protein family protein — translation MICSENQRKLRTLVVRALSFSAAAALTLNPALAPVIAADYRPAAATAAAEGQINARFLALGIGKSVVIDLPRDIKDVLVADPKIANAVVRSSQRAYIIGAAIGQTNIVFFDAQGQQIAAYDIAVKRDLNGARAALKQLLPNAEIQIEGLGDSIVLTGSAASQIEAQQAGELAARLAGGADKVVNSISVRGRDQVMLKVTVAEVQRSIVKQLGIDLSGQLNYGTAVVKFANSNPFTAYGSNLVSNNAVSAALGATPTVQATLRAMENAGVIRTLAEPNLTAISGESATFIAGGEFPVPAGYSCDPTTHVCTTQISFKKFGISLNFTPVVLSEGRISLRVMTEVSELSNENAITLSQAVSSSTVNSLTVPSIKTRRAETTLEIPSGGAMAMAGLIQQQTKLAISGMPGLMQLPVLGALFRSRDYVNNQTELMVLVTPFVVRAVAQKDLSRPDDGFAAASDPQADLLGSINRIYGVPGRTEPGRNYRGTYGFITD, via the coding sequence ATGATTTGCAGCGAAAATCAGCGGAAGTTGCGGACCCTGGTGGTCCGCGCGCTGTCGTTTTCGGCCGCCGCTGCGCTGACCCTCAATCCGGCGCTGGCGCCGGTGATCGCGGCGGACTACCGCCCGGCGGCTGCAACCGCCGCCGCCGAAGGCCAGATCAATGCACGCTTTCTGGCGCTCGGCATCGGCAAGTCGGTCGTCATCGATCTGCCGCGCGACATCAAGGACGTTCTCGTCGCCGATCCGAAGATCGCAAACGCCGTCGTGCGCTCCTCCCAGCGCGCCTACATCATCGGCGCGGCGATCGGCCAGACCAACATCGTGTTCTTCGACGCACAGGGCCAGCAGATCGCGGCCTACGACATCGCGGTCAAGCGCGATCTCAACGGCGCGCGCGCGGCGCTGAAGCAGTTGCTGCCGAACGCCGAGATCCAGATCGAAGGCCTCGGCGACAGCATCGTGCTGACGGGCTCGGCGGCGAGCCAGATCGAAGCCCAGCAGGCCGGTGAACTGGCCGCTCGGCTCGCCGGCGGCGCCGACAAGGTCGTCAACTCGATCAGTGTGCGCGGCCGCGACCAGGTCATGCTGAAGGTCACGGTCGCCGAGGTGCAGCGCTCGATCGTCAAGCAGCTCGGCATCGATCTGTCCGGTCAGCTCAACTACGGCACGGCCGTGGTCAAGTTCGCCAACTCCAATCCGTTCACTGCCTATGGCAGCAATCTCGTCTCCAACAATGCCGTCAGCGCGGCGTTGGGGGCGACGCCGACCGTGCAGGCCACGCTGCGCGCGATGGAGAACGCCGGCGTGATCCGCACCCTCGCCGAGCCGAACCTGACCGCGATTTCCGGCGAGTCGGCGACATTCATCGCGGGCGGCGAATTTCCGGTTCCGGCCGGATACTCCTGCGATCCCACGACCCATGTCTGTACGACGCAGATCAGCTTCAAGAAGTTCGGCATCTCGCTCAACTTCACCCCGGTCGTGCTGAGCGAAGGCCGAATCTCCCTGCGCGTGATGACCGAGGTCTCGGAGCTCTCCAACGAGAACGCGATCACCCTGTCGCAGGCCGTGAGCTCGTCCACCGTCAACTCGCTGACCGTGCCTTCGATCAAGACCCGCCGCGCCGAGACCACGCTGGAAATCCCCTCGGGCGGAGCCATGGCGATGGCCGGCCTGATCCAGCAGCAGACCAAGCTCGCGATCAGCGGCATGCCGGGCCTGATGCAACTGCCGGTCTTGGGCGCCCTGTTCCGCAGCCGCGACTACGTCAACAATCAGACCGAGCTGATGGTGCTGGTGACGCCCTTCGTCGTACGCGCCGTGGCGCAGAAGGATCTCTCGCGTCCCGACGACGGCTTTGCCGCGGCGTCCGATCCGCAGGCCGATCTGCTGGGGAGCATCAATCGCATCTACGGCGTGCCAGGCCGGACGGAGCCCGGGCGCAACTACCGCGGCACTTACGGCTTCATCACGGACTGA
- a CDS encoding cold-shock protein, whose product MSMGTVKWFNATKGYGFIQPDDGGNDVFVHISAVERAGLGTLREGQKISYEIVADRRSGKSSADNLRAAN is encoded by the coding sequence GTGAGCATGGGAACCGTGAAGTGGTTTAACGCGACCAAGGGCTATGGCTTCATTCAGCCGGATGACGGCGGCAATGACGTGTTCGTGCACATCAGCGCCGTCGAGCGTGCCGGTCTCGGAACGCTGCGCGAAGGCCAGAAGATCTCCTACGAGATCGTGGCAGACCGCCGTTCGGGCAAGTCGTCGGCCGACAATCTCCGCGCCGCCAATTGA
- the cpaB gene encoding Flp pilus assembly protein CpaB, with translation MNTARIVVLTIAVGAGGVAAYLASGSDDRPAQVAAPTPQLPTVDVLVAKGDIGLGQSLKPEDLQWQSWPAATASSSFIRRNERPEGQTQITGTIARAPFIAGEPIREQKLVKADGSGFMAAILPAGMRAVSTEISPETGAGGFILPNDRVDVILSKRERNSDQPNAGDVVSSDIILANIRVLAIDQAPKEKDGQNSVVGKTVTLELKPEQAETLARARQTGTLSLALRSIADVNVAENRPDESSRKRGDSVAVIRFGIPSTMTPQK, from the coding sequence ATGAATACCGCACGCATTGTGGTTCTGACCATCGCTGTGGGCGCTGGCGGCGTGGCCGCATATCTTGCGAGCGGGTCCGACGACCGGCCGGCTCAAGTTGCCGCACCCACGCCGCAGTTGCCGACGGTCGACGTTCTCGTCGCCAAGGGCGATATCGGTCTTGGCCAATCGCTCAAGCCGGAGGATCTGCAATGGCAGAGCTGGCCGGCAGCGACGGCCAGTTCCAGCTTCATCCGGCGCAACGAGCGGCCTGAGGGCCAGACCCAGATCACCGGCACGATCGCGCGGGCTCCGTTCATTGCAGGCGAGCCCATCCGCGAACAGAAGCTCGTGAAGGCCGACGGCTCCGGCTTCATGGCCGCGATCCTGCCGGCCGGCATGCGCGCCGTTTCGACGGAGATCTCACCGGAGACCGGCGCCGGCGGCTTCATTCTGCCCAACGACCGCGTCGACGTGATCCTGTCCAAGCGCGAGCGCAATTCGGATCAGCCCAACGCGGGCGACGTCGTCAGCTCCGACATCATTCTGGCCAACATCCGCGTGCTGGCGATCGATCAGGCTCCGAAGGAGAAGGATGGCCAGAACAGCGTCGTCGGCAAGACGGTCACCCTGGAACTGAAGCCGGAGCAGGCCGAGACGCTGGCGCGCGCCCGCCAGACAGGCACCCTGTCTCTGGCGCTTCGCAGCATCGCCGACGTCAACGTTGCCGAGAACCGCCCCGACGAGAGCAGCCGAAAGCGCGGCGACAGCGTTGCTGTCATCCGTTTCGGCATTCCCAGCACGATGACGCCGCAGAAGTGA
- a CDS encoding TadE/TadG family type IV pilus assembly protein, translating into MQASVPSTGSIRRLLRRFRRNRRASAALEFALVAPIFFALLFAIIETALMFFAGQVLETITQDSARMILTGQAQQGSYTQSQFASYVCTQVPALFDCNKIYIDVKSYSSFGSVSISNQIDNSGNFVNNMTYSPGAAGDIVVVRLFYQWPIFVTGLGYNIANLSGSKRLLVGTAAFKNEPYS; encoded by the coding sequence ATGCAAGCCTCCGTCCCTTCGACCGGTTCGATCCGCAGACTGCTGCGACGCTTCCGCCGCAACCGGCGGGCGTCGGCCGCGCTCGAATTCGCGCTCGTCGCCCCGATCTTCTTCGCGCTTCTGTTCGCGATCATCGAGACGGCCCTGATGTTCTTTGCCGGCCAGGTGCTCGAGACGATCACGCAGGACTCCGCGCGCATGATCCTGACCGGCCAGGCGCAGCAGGGGTCTTATACGCAATCGCAGTTCGCGAGCTACGTCTGCACCCAGGTTCCGGCGCTGTTCGACTGCAACAAGATCTATATCGACGTGAAGAGCTACTCCTCGTTCGGCAGCGTCTCGATCAGCAACCAGATCGACAACAGCGGCAACTTCGTCAACAACATGACCTACAGCCCCGGCGCTGCAGGCGACATCGTCGTCGTCAGGCTGTTCTATCAGTGGCCGATCTTCGTGACGGGCCTCGGCTACAACATCGCCAACCTGTCGGGCAGCAAGCGGCTGCTGGTCGGCACGGCCGCGTTCAAGAACGAGCCTTATTCATAA
- the infA gene encoding translation initiation factor IF-1 produces MAKEELIQFEGLVTEILPDARYRVQLDAGHEIVAYTAGKMKKNRIKTLAGDRVTVEMSPYDLEKGRLIFRHKDERPSSAGGPPRGAAQRGGQFRRR; encoded by the coding sequence ATGGCTAAGGAAGAGCTGATCCAGTTCGAAGGGCTGGTCACCGAAATCCTTCCCGACGCGCGCTACCGCGTGCAACTGGATGCTGGGCACGAAATCGTTGCCTATACCGCCGGCAAGATGAAAAAGAATCGCATCAAGACCCTGGCGGGAGACCGCGTGACCGTCGAGATGTCGCCCTACGATCTGGAAAAGGGCCGGCTGATCTTCCGCCACAAGGACGAGCGCCCGAGCTCGGCCGGCGGACCTCCGCGCGGCGCAGCGCAGCGCGGCGGCCAGTTCCGTCGCCGCTGA
- a CDS encoding A24 family peptidase, which translates to MTLDLARLLLFPALMAFAAASDLFTMTISNRVSMALLAGFLVLAPLSGMGMAEMLMHLGAGAVLLVIAFTCFAFGWIGGGDAKVASAAALWFGFAHLMNYLLYASIFGGVLTLALMQFRQWPLPYMLAGQPWLARLHAKESGVPYGIALALGALMVYPETEWVKAIDAARLALL; encoded by the coding sequence ATGACCCTCGATCTCGCGCGCCTGCTGCTGTTCCCGGCCCTGATGGCCTTCGCTGCGGCGAGCGACCTCTTCACGATGACCATTTCGAACCGGGTCTCGATGGCGCTCCTCGCCGGCTTCCTGGTTCTGGCGCCGCTGAGCGGAATGGGCATGGCCGAGATGCTCATGCATCTCGGGGCAGGCGCTGTGCTGCTGGTGATCGCCTTCACGTGTTTCGCATTCGGCTGGATCGGCGGCGGAGACGCCAAGGTCGCGTCGGCCGCCGCGTTGTGGTTCGGCTTCGCCCACCTGATGAACTATCTGTTGTATGCCTCAATCTTCGGCGGCGTGCTTACCCTCGCCCTGATGCAGTTCCGGCAATGGCCCCTGCCCTACATGCTGGCAGGGCAACCGTGGCTTGCACGCCTTCATGCCAAGGAGAGCGGCGTTCCCTATGGCATCGCGCTCGCGCTGGGCGCGCTGATGGTCTATCCCGAGACCGAGTGGGTGAAGGCGATCGATGCCGCGCGTCTCGCGCTGCTCTGA
- a CDS encoding DEAD/DEAH box helicase translates to MTSFQDFNLADALTRALKEENYTTPTPIQAQTIPIALQGRDVVGIAQTGTGKTASFALPILHRLLENRIKPQPKTARVLVLSPTRELSGQILDSFNTYGRHIRLSSALAIGGVPMGRQVRAVMPGLEVLVATPGRLLDLVQGNALKLSHVEFLVLDEADRMLDMGFINDIRKIVAKLPIKRQTLFFSATMPKDIAELADAMLRDPARVAVTPVSSTVERIAQRVIQVDHSAKPNLLAQLLKQEPVNRALVFTRTKHGADKVVKSLEKAGIPAQAIHGNKSQNHRERTLAAFRTGEIRTLVATDIAARGIDVDGVSHVVNFDLPNVPETYVHRIGRTARAGAEGVAISLVAGPDEMSYLRDIERLIKVSLPREDRRTPGHREAAAPPAKPQQHRGGRPGMQNARANEGGNAAKGPRRRRRSNAKVPALPGNRQEPQRPSQGGGKAGSIQGVAFLHREGRPKNHAQNRNQRPN, encoded by the coding sequence TTGACATCCTTTCAGGATTTTAACCTCGCCGACGCGCTGACGCGCGCGCTGAAGGAAGAGAACTACACCACCCCCACCCCGATTCAGGCCCAGACCATCCCGATCGCGCTCCAAGGCCGGGACGTGGTCGGCATCGCGCAGACGGGAACCGGCAAGACCGCCTCGTTCGCGCTGCCGATCCTGCACCGCCTGCTTGAGAACCGCATCAAGCCGCAGCCTAAGACGGCGCGCGTGCTGGTGCTGAGCCCGACCCGCGAACTGTCCGGCCAGATCCTCGACAGCTTCAACACCTATGGCCGCCACATCCGGCTGAGCTCGGCGCTCGCGATCGGCGGCGTCCCGATGGGGCGTCAGGTCCGCGCCGTGATGCCCGGCCTCGAAGTGCTCGTCGCCACGCCGGGCCGGCTGCTCGACCTCGTCCAGGGCAATGCCTTGAAGCTGAGCCATGTCGAGTTTCTAGTGCTCGACGAAGCCGACCGCATGCTCGACATGGGCTTCATCAACGACATCCGGAAGATCGTCGCCAAGCTGCCGATCAAGCGGCAGACGCTGTTCTTCTCGGCCACCATGCCGAAGGACATCGCCGAGCTCGCCGATGCCATGCTGAGGGACCCGGCGCGGGTCGCGGTGACCCCGGTCTCCTCGACCGTCGAGCGGATCGCCCAGCGCGTGATCCAGGTCGACCACTCCGCCAAGCCGAACCTGCTGGCTCAGCTGCTCAAGCAGGAGCCGGTCAACCGCGCACTGGTGTTCACCCGCACCAAGCACGGCGCCGACAAGGTCGTGAAGAGCCTGGAGAAGGCCGGCATCCCGGCCCAGGCCATCCACGGCAACAAGTCGCAGAACCACCGCGAGCGCACTCTGGCGGCGTTCCGCACCGGTGAGATCCGTACGCTGGTCGCGACCGACATCGCGGCGCGCGGCATCGACGTCGATGGCGTCAGTCATGTCGTCAATTTCGACCTGCCGAACGTGCCCGAGACCTACGTCCACCGCATCGGCCGCACCGCCCGCGCCGGCGCCGAAGGCGTTGCGATCTCGCTGGTCGCCGGGCCGGACGAGATGTCCTACCTGCGTGACATCGAGCGGCTGATCAAGGTCTCGCTGCCGCGCGAAGATCGCCGCACGCCGGGCCATCGTGAGGCCGCCGCCCCGCCGGCCAAGCCGCAGCAGCATCGCGGCGGCCGTCCTGGCATGCAGAATGCGCGCGCCAACGAGGGCGGCAACGCCGCAAAAGGCCCTCGCCGTCGTCGCCGTTCCAATGCTAAGGTGCCGGCTCTGCCAGGCAATCGTCAGGAGCCCCAACGTCCGTCGCAAGGCGGCGGCAAGGCCGGGTCGATTCAGGGCGTTGCTTTCCTGCATCGCGAGGGCAGACCCAAAAACCACGCTCAAAACCGCAACCAACGGCCAAACTAG
- the urtA gene encoding urea ABC transporter substrate-binding protein produces the protein MLNRLTQELTAPFSRRRWLAAAAGLALGIAGFGPAMAADDTIKIGVLHSLSGTMAISETTLKDTILFLIDEQNKKGGVLGKKLEAVVVDPASNWPLFAEKARELITKNKVAVVFGCWTSVSRKSVLPVFKELNSILFYPVQYEGEESERNVFYTGAAPNQQAIPAVDYLMKEEKVKRWVLAGTDYVYPRTTNKILEAYLKSKGVAQDDIMINYTPFGHSDWQTIVADIKKFGSAGKKTAVVSTINGDANVPFYKELGNQGIKAKDIPVVAFSVGEEELAGIDTKPLVGHLAAWNYFESIKTPANEKFIKEWQAYTKNPKRVTNDPMEAHVIGFNMWVKAVEKVKSTDPDKVIDALPGTEAPNLTGGVSKMLPNHHITKPVFIGEIKGDGQFSVVYKTKDLVPGDAWSKELEGSKDLIGDWVGKKCGNFNVKTNKCLGSGT, from the coding sequence ATGCTTAATCGACTCACTCAGGAATTAACGGCGCCGTTCAGCCGCCGTCGCTGGCTGGCTGCTGCTGCCGGCCTGGCGCTGGGCATTGCCGGCTTCGGTCCGGCGATGGCCGCTGACGACACGATCAAGATCGGCGTTCTGCATTCTCTGTCCGGCACCATGGCCATCAGCGAGACCACGCTGAAGGATACGATCCTGTTCCTCATCGACGAACAGAACAAGAAGGGCGGCGTGCTCGGCAAGAAGCTCGAGGCCGTCGTGGTCGACCCCGCGTCGAACTGGCCGCTGTTCGCCGAGAAGGCCCGCGAGCTGATCACCAAGAACAAGGTCGCGGTCGTGTTCGGCTGCTGGACCTCGGTGTCGCGCAAGTCGGTGCTGCCGGTGTTCAAGGAGCTCAACAGCATCCTGTTCTACCCGGTCCAGTACGAGGGCGAGGAGAGCGAGCGCAACGTATTCTACACCGGTGCGGCGCCGAACCAGCAGGCGATCCCGGCGGTCGACTACCTGATGAAGGAAGAGAAGGTGAAGCGCTGGGTGCTGGCCGGCACCGACTACGTCTATCCGCGCACCACCAACAAGATCCTCGAAGCCTACCTGAAGTCGAAGGGCGTGGCTCAGGACGACATCATGATCAACTACACGCCGTTCGGTCACTCCGATTGGCAGACGATCGTCGCCGACATCAAGAAGTTCGGCTCGGCCGGCAAGAAGACCGCCGTGGTCTCGACCATCAACGGCGACGCCAACGTTCCGTTCTACAAGGAGCTCGGCAACCAGGGCATCAAGGCCAAGGACATTCCGGTCGTCGCGTTCTCGGTGGGTGAGGAAGAGCTCGCCGGCATCGACACCAAGCCGCTGGTCGGCCATCTCGCCGCCTGGAACTACTTCGAGTCGATCAAGACGCCGGCCAACGAGAAGTTCATCAAGGAGTGGCAGGCCTACACCAAGAACCCGAAGCGCGTGACCAACGACCCGATGGAAGCCCACGTGATCGGCTTCAACATGTGGGTGAAGGCGGTCGAGAAGGTGAAGTCGACCGATCCGGACAAGGTCATCGATGCTCTCCCGGGCACCGAGGCGCCGAACCTGACCGGCGGCGTGTCGAAGATGCTGCCGAACCACCACATCACCAAGCCGGTGTTCATCGGCGAGATCAAGGGCGATGGCCAGTTCAGCGTCGTCTACAAGACCAAGGACCTCGTCCCGGGCGACGCCTGGTCGAAGGAGCTCGAGGGCTCCAAGGACCTGATCGGCGACTGGGTCGGCAAGAAGTGCGGCAACTTCAACGTCAAGACCAACAAGTGCCTGGGTTCGGGCACCTGA
- a CDS encoding sterol desaturase family protein — translation MSGLPWEVALMLGQTIEKVLPITLVLAVVFSVLSHFWACNPGTPWWQKRELVTDMVYWFFVPVFARVLRIGLLVLGAGVVFRIHDADELIAFYENGHGPLAQLPEWLQGLLFLVLSDFMLYWTHRLFHGGEFWKYHAVHHSSEDLDWISAARFHPINLILGTIAVDVILLMAGISPNVMIWVGPFTTFHSAFVHANLSWTLGPLKYVLATPVFHRWHHTSLEEGGNTNFAGTFPLWDILFGTFRMPDGQLPATYGKDEATMPGEFAGQLAFPFRR, via the coding sequence ATGTCTGGTCTGCCATGGGAAGTCGCGCTGATGCTCGGCCAGACCATCGAGAAGGTGCTGCCGATCACGCTGGTCCTGGCGGTCGTGTTCTCGGTGCTGAGCCATTTCTGGGCATGCAATCCGGGCACGCCATGGTGGCAGAAGCGCGAGCTCGTCACCGACATGGTCTACTGGTTCTTCGTGCCGGTGTTCGCGCGCGTGCTGCGCATCGGACTGCTGGTGCTCGGCGCCGGGGTCGTGTTCAGGATCCATGATGCCGACGAACTGATCGCCTTTTATGAGAACGGCCATGGGCCGCTGGCGCAATTGCCGGAGTGGCTGCAGGGACTGCTGTTTCTCGTGCTCTCGGATTTCATGCTGTATTGGACGCACCGCCTGTTCCACGGCGGCGAGTTCTGGAAGTACCACGCCGTCCACCATTCGTCGGAAGACCTCGATTGGATCTCGGCCGCGCGGTTTCATCCGATCAACCTGATCCTCGGCACGATCGCCGTCGACGTCATCCTGTTGATGGCCGGCATCTCGCCCAACGTCATGATCTGGGTCGGCCCGTTCACGACCTTCCATTCGGCTTTCGTGCACGCCAATCTCAGCTGGACGCTGGGCCCGTTGAAGTATGTCCTGGCGACGCCGGTCTTCCATCGCTGGCATCACACGTCTCTCGAGGAGGGCGGCAACACCAATTTCGCCGGCACCTTCCCGCTCTGGGACATCCTGTTCGGTACGTTCCGGATGCCGGACGGGCAACTGCCCGCGACCTACGGCAAGGATGAAGCCACGATGCCCGGCGAATTCGCCGGCCAACTCGCCTTTCCGTTCCGCCGCTGA
- a CDS encoding pilus assembly protein N-terminal domain-containing protein gives MSFRVSCRPCVSFALRTAVAAALLWPAVASADPDPAIAVNVDQAKLVKLPDRVATLVVGNPMIADVTLQSGGIIVVTGKSYGATNFIAMDRGGQVLIDRQIQVAGPTDRLVTVYRGVDRETYSCMPVCQRRVTLGDGDTYFKSVLDQAGTMSSQASGNAAAASKTN, from the coding sequence ATGTCGTTCAGAGTATCGTGCCGTCCTTGTGTTTCCTTCGCGCTGCGGACCGCTGTCGCGGCAGCGCTGCTATGGCCGGCAGTCGCCTCGGCCGATCCGGATCCGGCCATCGCGGTGAACGTCGATCAGGCCAAGCTGGTCAAGCTGCCCGACCGGGTCGCCACCCTCGTGGTCGGAAATCCGATGATCGCGGACGTGACGCTGCAGAGCGGCGGCATCATCGTCGTCACCGGCAAGAGCTACGGCGCCACCAACTTCATCGCGATGGATCGCGGCGGACAGGTGCTGATCGATCGCCAGATCCAGGTCGCCGGGCCGACCGATCGCCTCGTCACGGTGTATCGCGGCGTCGACCGCGAAACCTATAGCTGCATGCCGGTCTGCCAGCGCCGCGTGACCTTGGGCGACGGTGACACCTACTTCAAATCGGTGCTCGATCAGGCCGGTACGATGTCGAGCCAGGCCAGCGGCAATGCCGCGGCCGCTTCGAAGACCAACTGA
- a CDS encoding TadE/TadG family type IV pilus assembly protein, giving the protein MRFGRLSGLSSSFGLRRRAGAFLADCRGVAATEFAFIVPLMLVMFFGTVEFCSAIAVDRKVTLMARTLSDLTSQSTSVGDSDMSNFFAASTGIMYPYSTTPVNATITELYVDPTTKQATVKWSKGSVPRTPGTTAGVPAELLVSGTYLIFSEVNYQYVPTIGYVMGKTGINLSDVAYTRPRQSTCVFYSPSTSC; this is encoded by the coding sequence ATGCGTTTCGGAAGACTATCAGGTCTGTCTTCGAGTTTCGGCCTGCGGCGTCGCGCCGGCGCCTTCCTTGCCGATTGCCGCGGTGTCGCTGCGACGGAGTTCGCCTTCATCGTGCCGTTGATGCTGGTGATGTTCTTCGGCACGGTCGAATTCTGCTCGGCGATCGCGGTCGACCGCAAGGTCACGCTGATGGCCCGAACCCTGTCCGACCTGACCTCGCAGTCGACCTCGGTCGGCGACAGCGACATGTCCAACTTTTTCGCCGCCTCGACCGGCATCATGTATCCGTATTCGACGACGCCGGTGAACGCGACGATCACCGAGCTCTATGTCGATCCGACCACCAAGCAGGCGACCGTCAAGTGGAGCAAGGGTTCGGTGCCACGGACCCCCGGCACGACGGCGGGTGTGCCGGCGGAGCTGCTGGTGAGCGGCACCTACCTGATCTTCAGCGAGGTGAACTACCAGTATGTCCCGACGATCGGCTATGTGATGGGAAAGACCGGGATCAATCTCAGCGACGTCGCTTACACCCGTCCGCGGCAGTCGACCTGCGTGTTCTATAGCCCGTCGACCTCCTGCTGA
- a CDS encoding CpaD family pilus assembly protein, giving the protein MTTKSSPARRRLPLAAALAATAALLGACNYNRDPAITASIPDDYRLRHPIAIQEAPDSLVVFVGQGRGGLTAEQRADVMGLAQSWRRQGTGAISADVPSGTPNARAAADSMREIQSLFAAAGVPPHGLTIRNYQPKDPRQMAAIRLSYPKISATAGPCGIWPDDLGPTIKNKNWFDNKPDWNFGCSYQRNMAAMVDNPSDLVQPRSETPSYTTRRTALFDKYRKGQSTGITYPEADKAKLSDTGK; this is encoded by the coding sequence ATGACAACGAAATCCAGCCCCGCTCGACGCCGCCTGCCTCTTGCTGCCGCCCTGGCCGCAACGGCAGCCCTGCTCGGCGCCTGCAACTACAACCGAGACCCCGCCATCACGGCGAGCATTCCCGACGACTACCGGCTGCGTCACCCGATCGCGATCCAGGAAGCCCCGGACTCCCTGGTCGTTTTCGTCGGCCAGGGCCGCGGCGGCCTCACCGCCGAGCAGCGCGCCGACGTGATGGGACTGGCGCAGTCCTGGAGGCGCCAGGGAACGGGCGCAATCAGCGCCGACGTGCCGAGCGGCACCCCGAACGCGCGGGCAGCCGCCGATTCGATGCGGGAGATCCAGTCCCTGTTCGCAGCTGCGGGCGTCCCGCCGCACGGCCTCACCATCCGCAACTACCAGCCGAAAGACCCGCGCCAGATGGCCGCGATCCGGCTGAGCTATCCGAAAATTTCGGCCACCGCAGGCCCCTGCGGCATCTGGCCGGACGATCTCGGGCCCACGATCAAGAACAAGAACTGGTTCGACAACAAGCCGGATTGGAACTTCGGCTGCTCGTATCAGCGCAACATGGCCGCGATGGTCGATAACCCCTCCGATCTCGTCCAGCCGCGGTCCGAAACGCCGTCCTATACCACCCGGCGCACCGCGTTATTCGACAAATACCGCAAGGGACAATCAACCGGAATCACGTATCCCGAGGCCGACAAGGCCAAACTCAGCGACACAGGCAAATGA
- a CDS encoding Flp family type IVb pilin translates to MKNLVARFVKDESGATAIEYGLIAAGISLAIIAAVNGLGSSLSSKFGAINTSLK, encoded by the coding sequence ATGAAGAATCTTGTTGCTCGCTTCGTGAAGGATGAATCCGGCGCGACCGCGATCGAATACGGTCTGATCGCCGCCGGCATCTCGCTTGCGATCATTGCCGCGGTGAACGGTCTCGGCTCCAGCCTGAGCTCCAAGTTCGGCGCGATCAACACCTCGCTGAAGTAA